TGGGCCCTTTCACTATTAAAAAAGGAAGGATGCTTATACGTTATTCTAAATTTATCGACTTGCTTAATAGGGTTAATTAATTCACCATCCCGCTCTTCATTCCCTATTGATGTATTTTCAATTTTAATCGAAACATCATTAGCTTGTTTACCCTTCACTTCGATAACGGTTGCCTCCGATCCATCCGCACATACTTTTGTTTTAGCATTAATATTTTTGTTAATCCCCAGATTTATTTCCTCAAGAAAAGTGCGAGTGAGGGGTGCCGCTTGATTTCCAATCTTGAATTCATTGTAAAGTGATAATAGGGTAGTATTCTTTTCATATACTTTAACACTAGCCACTACCTCCTGGCCGGCGTATGTATTCGTATTAGATACAGTGCCTAGGCTTGCCGTTTCTTCGCCCGTTCGCGTATCTTTGAAATAACGAAATTGGTATTCCCAATCTTGGGTGGAAGACCCCACGATTCGAAAGGCCCCTACCGATAAAGTCATCCAAATTTTCTTGTAGCCTTCTGCATCGTACTTAACGGCAATAAAACTAGATGCACCGGTTCTGTTAATACGAGGCCCCCTAACGTTCTCGGGAAAATTAGGGACCACCCTAACTTCATAAAAGATGGCCCCTGACTCAACCTGTTTACTGTAAAAAGGGTTACCCTTTTCATTTTTATTATTAGAGCCTTGAAAAGTAGTCGTCGGCCCAACGAAACTTTTAACTACTATCTTAGTAGAAGGCAAGGTAAACTGGCTTGACGCTTTCCCGCCTAACATACTCACTTCAATACTATCTAGCTCCATTAGTTGACCATACGATCTATCATAAGTCAAGAGAGAAAGTAATAGAATAAACAGGTAGAATTTCTTTTTCATACGTACAGTGACAAGAATATGATAGGTATGAAACAAAAGTATTAGACTTACCGTAGCCCATAAATACCTATATATAGGCATATCAAGATTTTGAGTACAGCACAAAAACGTAGAGCCTTTAAGAAAATATTATAGGTAATAAAAGACTGACCGGAATACCTTTGTTATAAGCGCGTATAAGCAAACTGAGGAATTTTGGCGGCTTGAATCGGAACTCCCTCGATTCTTCAGCAAACAGTTAGGACAGTTATTGCAACAAGTCAATCAGCCGAAGCATAACAAGGACGTAGCAACGCTTAGGGGCGGCTTCATTTTACGAGAAATTACAGACATGAATTACGTACGGACTACCACAAGCGAACCTTAAATTCACCGTACACAATGGTATACGCATAATCATGGTAACCTGCAAGCCATTACGGGTTTGTATCGCGAGAAAGCTTTAAATAAGCTATCCGATTAATTGAGAAGCAAATTGCCTGAATCGCTAGTGTAGAGAAAAATATGCAATAACTCAGAACTCAACTAGGCAAGCCCTAAGCCAAGCAGGAAAGGCTTGATCATGTAAAGCTGTAGCTATAACAAATTGAAACAACTCTAGCTCCATATTTAGCAGGATCGACTCCATTGCGTCCAATTCAATAACCCCAAAAGCAGGATAAAAATGAAGTCACCATGTGCTATAAAGTAAAATGAAAGCCTTCTTGAAAAAATACCCCAATAGCGGTGTACATTCCTCAAAACTTTAGCAACTTAAAATCCTAGGTTAAGAAACTACGCTTTATTACTTATTAGAATGGCATTAAATATGCAAAAGTATAAATGCAATATTTTACGCTAAATTGTAAGAGCTCTATACAAAGTGATTTTTTATCTTATTCTAATTAATTTCTAATATCAGTTATTAATGATTCCATCTATTTTTATTTGCCTTTACAACTATATAATATAAATAGGTGTCTATCTAATATACTTCACATTTCAAACACTACATATCATGAAAAATATACTTTCTATCGTTATCTTTCTTTTTACAGCACTCTTACTGATCACTTGTACTAAGGAAGATAATCCTTATGACGGCAATACTTGTTACGAAGGTATAATCGTCGCTGGAGATTGTCCATCTTTATACTTCGTACAAGTCACGAATGCTCCTATCGGCGTGGAGTGGGATAGAAAAGATAGTTTGTTTAATAATGTAGTCATGTTAAATAATCCACCCTTTAACAGAATCGAGGGGGGCCTTACAATCGGCACTAAAGTATACTTTCATATTGACGCAAAAGCTACAGAACAACGTTCATGCAGCGATTTTTATCCCTGCCCCACTACCATTCCTTTGAAAAAGCCAAGTGTCCAATTATGTATTGATTATATATCTCTAAACCAATGCAAATAACCCAATGAAAAAAAAAACCTCTACCCTAACCATTGTCCTCATTCTGATCAGTATTTGTAGTTCAAGCTTTGCTCAAGAAATCTTCATGTGGGCAGGGAAAAAAAAGGTAATACTTAAGCCTGATTCAAGTATCATTTTAGCTAAGGTGGCCAAAGGAGCTTCAATTAACGACCTAAGTAAGAAAATAATTAATAATCCTGCCAGCTCAGATTATCGTGAAATTTCAATTGGGGGGGTCCCGTTTGTTATCTACAAACAAACCTCAAGTACAGGCAAATTGTCTTTAACAAAAACTGAAGCTGATTTTAGCATACCCCTATTTTATGCCAATGGTGAACCCATGTACTTTAATGGCAAACTAATGCTGATGCCCAAAAAAGGTGTCTCTATAGAAAGAATTGTAAAGTTCACAAATAATCAAATCCTACTCACTGGTAATACACCAACTCAAACCTATTTTTGTAGAGTTACCGATATAGACCAACTGTTTAATATCTCAAATAATCTACACGAAAGTGGGTTAGTGGAATGGTGCGTTCCAAGCTATTTAGCAAGAATCACATCTAATTACATACCCAGTGATGACCGTTTCCCAGATCAGTACTACTTACATCAAGCCAACAACATAGACATTAATGCACCTGAAGCTTGGGACATAACCCGTGGATGTGGTATTCGTGTTGCTGTCATAGATGATGGAGTAGAAGACCACCCAGAACTAGGAAGCCGTCTTTTACAGGGCTTTACACCTCTAGACCCAAACGGTTTCGGACGACCCTTTGGCGTATGTTTTGATAGGAATACACCTGACCCATTTGACCCTAATCGATTCCTGCGAGTCGGTCATGGTATGGCGTGTACCGGAATAATAGCTGCTGCACATGACAATGGAGGTGTAGCAGGTATTGCACCTAACTCCCTTATTTATCCTGTAAATATATTTAGAGGCGGAGAAACTCCAGAGGAAATAGTTTTGGGCATAAATAATGCTTGGAGAGAAAATGCCGGAAATGCAGATATTATAAGCTGCTCTTGGGGCTTTAATCAACAAGATGCTTTCCATCCAGGGATTGCTCAAGAAATTACAAACGCTCGCACCCAAGGCAGAAGACGGAACGGTGTTACTTTAGGTTGCATAGTTATATTTTCTTCCGGAAATTCAAACCTTAATTTCTCCGGTGTCTTGTTTCCCGGTAATGTGGATGGAGTAATTACGGTAGGAGCTATCGAATTTAATGGAAATATTCATGGCTATAGTAGCCGTGGGCCTCAAATGGACTTAGTAGCTTGTTCAGGTGCTGATATGGGCCGTCTAGACTTAGGTGATAATTGCATAATTCCGAATGGTGACATTCGCACCATTGATCGTCCCGGGGCTAATGGTTATTCAAATGACGGATTCTTTAATCTATTTAATGGAACATCAGCAGCTGCTCCCCAAGTTTCTGGCGTAGCCGCCTTAATGTTATCACTTAATCCCAATCTTACTGAAACTCAAGTACGAACCTTATTACAGCAGACTGCGGTTGATATGGGCAATCCAGGGTTTGACAATACATTTGGATTCGGTCGAGTAAATGCACGGGCAGCATTAGAAGCAGTGATGGCCAGTATGTTTCCTACTAATTCCGTGGCTTGCTCTAACGCAACGTTTAGCCTGCCTGCTGGCTATTCGGGTGCAACGTGGATAACCAGTAGTAATCTTCAAATTACGGGCGGTCAAAACTCGACCTCTATTTCGGTTAGTTCGGCTACCACCAATGAAGCAGAAGAAGGTTGGATTCAGGTTACAGCTAACTCTTCCTGTGGATCGGTAACCATTCGTAAAAGTGTATGGGTAGGCCGTCCCCGGTTTGGTGAAGTCACGATGGCTGGATCCTATTTAACTCCATACTTCCCTAATACCATTTGCCAAAATCAGAATCGGCAACTACAAGCCGGAAATATGATTGGAGCTACTGGTGGCAATTATTCTTTCACCAGCAATACTTCTAATGCTTACTTCTGGAATCCTACTACTACTAGCGTTAATTTTAATTCTGGTTATCTAAATGGAAGCTTTCATATTCGCTATACTGCTACAAATAGCTGTGGTAGCACTTGGAGGGAATTTCCATTTACTGTAAGTTGTGCTTCCTACTTAGCTTATAAAGTTTATCCAAATCCTGCATCTGATAAAATCAGTGTCGAATTTGAGCAGTCGGAGGAAGACAAACTTCTACCTGAAAGCATTGAGCTTTATCAAGAAGAAAGAATAACCACTTCTAAACCAGTTCGATCCATTTCATTGAAAGAGGAGGTAAATAAATTACAGGTTGAAGCAACAAATAGCATTTATTTTGATGTAAAGGACCTTCCCAGAGGAAGATATGTACTACGAATCACAAAAGAAAAAGAAGAAGATAAATCCAAGCAAATCGATGCTTTGCATATAATCCTTAATTAAACTCTACAAACTAAAGGTATACATACTAAGACTTTAATCAATTGCAATCTTATTGTGTATACCTTTAGTTGATTGGTCATAGTGGGATTGAAACTGTAGTACGGGGTGATCGGATCAAAAGTCCCTATATTCCCAAATACACCGGTGGCTGCGGACTTCTGCTCATCCAAGTACTGGTCGAAGCATTACAATACAGCGGCCCTGCTTAACTAAACGTTAAACAGGGCCGCTTCGATTCAAGAATAGATTTTAAACTGCTTGCTAATAATGTACTGGGATATAGTATTTGTTAAACCAAAGCGTAAACGTTAAAGGATGATCTTCTCAGCATTTTGACCTAGCTAAGTATTACTTAGCCAGCACGTAGGAGAAGGTTTCTTTCATGGTTTTATATTTCAAGTAGGCATTATAGACCCAAGGGATTTCCGATAGTTTTCGGCTAGCCTGATTCACCGGCCGGTATTGCCCGGGTTCTTCCGCTGAATTTACATGTTCAAATAAATCTTTATAGTCATTGTAGAACAACCCCTTCCCATGGTTTTTCAAGAAAGAGCGGCACATGCTCATTTCCGTGGTATCCCCACTGAGCGTCTCCAAATACCGGCCAAACTTATCGCTGAACGTATTTCGTTTTAAGTGGGGATGATCGCTGTAGAGGTAAAATTTATGATGATTGATGTACCAGGGGGCTAAGTTGAATTGCATGCGTGAAAACCCCTTCTTGTAATTCTTCAGGTACGGATACTTCGCCCAGGGAAACGCATAAAAACGGACGATATCCCATTCTGATTCCTCATCCATGAGATTCAGGCCATTAGCCAGGGCTTGCCGAAAGGCGGGCAGGGGCACAAAATCCTCCTGTACGTACAAAAGATAAGGAGTTTTACTAAAATCCTGCCCTACATTAATACTATTGCCTAAGCCTTTATTGACTGAGGTACTCAGCAGGGTAAAGGAATACCGCTCCTTCTGCTGGAGCACCGCTTCAAAATGCTCGCCATTGCTGCCGCCATCCGAGACAATGATTTCACCAAATGAAAGCTTGAGCGTTTCCAGCGACTGGAGGAGCCGCTCCAGCGAATGGCTTCGATTAAAATGAGTAATTAACAGCGTAATTGACTCAAAGTGTTGAGGCAAGGAGAGCATGAAGATATAAGTCTTTTAGGTGTGGTATTGTAAGTGCCGGTTTAGAAAACCGACCTCGCTTCAAATATCATACATCTTTAAGAATAAATGAAGTGAGCCCTACTCGTAATTATTGGAGAAAGCGCTTAAACTCTATAAAAAGCTTACTTATTAACGGTTTGCCTAGCCTAAAGCTATTTCTTATACCCATAAATGGATATATAATTATGTATTCTTTTGTCTATTTGACGTGCGTTGTTGCTAGACACTCTTTTGTCATTGTCTATATTACATATATCTCATGGTCAATGTATAGATAGACTATACTGTTTCGCTTCCTGTTTTTAAGTGCCTTTAGAATTTTAATACTGAATAAAAATTAGCTACCTCTCATACATTTATGATAAGCGTATAACTAAAACAGTTGTATGTCGATAAACTGACGTTCTTCGACGATGGTTTAAAAATTATTTAAATAATAATGTTAGCTTAAAGTACTTATCCTACCCTAATCTTCCCAGCTATGAAACCTCTTCTTCCATGGCTATATTTACACCAGCCCTACCCCAATACGCAAGTTCGTATAGCATTACACCTTAGCTTCTGGTTTCTTATTGGATTATTTATCTTCAGCCAACATTACATTAGTCTACGAGATCCGGTTCATTTACCACTGCTCTTAAGCATTTTGTCCATTATTCTTTTTCCAATCATTTTTAACTACTATATAATTAGTCTTTGGGGTATCCCAGCGCTTTTAAAGAGAAGATATACTGATTTAATAAGTTGTCTAATTATTGTTTACGTCACGACAACTGCTGTTTATCATTACTTCATTCCAATACTATCTCTGGAGTACGGAGGAGCCTATAAAGGATTGATTTCGGTTTATGCCGATGCGCCTCTATTTATTGTCTTAAGTAAGTTATCAGTACTCATCTACAATTACGCCTTTAGCTTTTCTCAACTTTCTTTACCGATCTTCATTAAAATCTCTAAAGTCATCAATACTATTCAACGTCAACAAGAGCTTTTGAAAGGTGAAAATTACAGTTCGAACTGCAGGCTTTAAAGGCACAAATCCAGCCCCACTTCATTTTTAATTCCCTAAATACCATCTATGATCGAGTTCTTTCTCAAGACCTAGAAACACCAAAGCAAATCATTTATCTATCAAATTTCTTACGATATACCGTTCAAGAAGCCAGTGAAGACTTTATTCTCTTAGAAAAAGAAGTTTGGTTCATTGAAAGCTATATCTCATTAGTGATGAATCGGCACGGCGAGCGGGTTACGGCTAGCTTCACACAAGAAGGTTACTTAGGAAATTATAAAATTCCTCCTCTTCTGTTAATTACCTACGTGGAAAATGCCTTTAAACACGGCGTTGAAGCCACCTCACTGGATGCATGGGTACAAATCTATCTGCGCATGGAAAAGAATGGTCTTTTCGTTTTTAGCATAAAGAATTCTCATCCTTGTATATCTTCTAAAGGCACAGGTCAAGGTTTAGCCAATGCCAAACGTCGCCTGGCGCTTCTCTTCCCTCAAAAACATAGTCTAATTATTGAATCCAATGCATCCATTTTTAACATTACGCTTACCATACTTCTTTCCACATATGAAAATTCTGAAACTCTATGAAAACGATCTCCTGCTGTATTATTGATGATGAGCTAGCAGCTCATCGGGTCTTATCTAGCTACATCAACCAAA
This is a stretch of genomic DNA from Siphonobacter curvatus. It encodes these proteins:
- a CDS encoding S8 family serine peptidase; the encoded protein is MKKKTSTLTIVLILISICSSSFAQEIFMWAGKKKVILKPDSSIILAKVAKGASINDLSKKIINNPASSDYREISIGGVPFVIYKQTSSTGKLSLTKTEADFSIPLFYANGEPMYFNGKLMLMPKKGVSIERIVKFTNNQILLTGNTPTQTYFCRVTDIDQLFNISNNLHESGLVEWCVPSYLARITSNYIPSDDRFPDQYYLHQANNIDINAPEAWDITRGCGIRVAVIDDGVEDHPELGSRLLQGFTPLDPNGFGRPFGVCFDRNTPDPFDPNRFLRVGHGMACTGIIAAAHDNGGVAGIAPNSLIYPVNIFRGGETPEEIVLGINNAWRENAGNADIISCSWGFNQQDAFHPGIAQEITNARTQGRRRNGVTLGCIVIFSSGNSNLNFSGVLFPGNVDGVITVGAIEFNGNIHGYSSRGPQMDLVACSGADMGRLDLGDNCIIPNGDIRTIDRPGANGYSNDGFFNLFNGTSAAAPQVSGVAALMLSLNPNLTETQVRTLLQQTAVDMGNPGFDNTFGFGRVNARAALEAVMASMFPTNSVACSNATFSLPAGYSGATWITSSNLQITGGQNSTSISVSSATTNEAEEGWIQVTANSSCGSVTIRKSVWVGRPRFGEVTMAGSYLTPYFPNTICQNQNRQLQAGNMIGATGGNYSFTSNTSNAYFWNPTTTSVNFNSGYLNGSFHIRYTATNSCGSTWREFPFTVSCASYLAYKVYPNPASDKISVEFEQSEEDKLLPESIELYQEERITTSKPVRSISLKEEVNKLQVEATNSIYFDVKDLPRGRYVLRITKEKEEDKSKQIDALHIILN
- a CDS encoding glycosyltransferase family 2 protein; protein product: MLSLPQHFESITLLITHFNRSHSLERLLQSLETLKLSFGEIIVSDGGSNGEHFEAVLQQKERYSFTLLSTSVNKGLGNSINVGQDFSKTPYLLYVQEDFVPLPAFRQALANGLNLMDEESEWDIVRFYAFPWAKYPYLKNYKKGFSRMQFNLAPWYINHHKFYLYSDHPHLKRNTFSDKFGRYLETLSGDTTEMSMCRSFLKNHGKGLFYNDYKDLFEHVNSAEEPGQYRPVNQASRKLSEIPWVYNAYLKYKTMKETFSYVLAK
- a CDS encoding sensor histidine kinase — its product is MQALKAQIQPHFIFNSLNTIYDRVLSQDLETPKQIIYLSNFLRYTVQEASEDFILLEKEVWFIESYISLVMNRHGERVTASFTQEGYLGNYKIPPLLLITYVENAFKHGVEATSLDAWVQIYLRMEKNGLFVFSIKNSHPCISSKGTGQGLANAKRRLALLFPQKHSLIIESNASIFNITLTILLSTYENSETL